The following are encoded in a window of Myxocyprinus asiaticus isolate MX2 ecotype Aquarium Trade chromosome 17, UBuf_Myxa_2, whole genome shotgun sequence genomic DNA:
- the LOC127455066 gene encoding protein Jade-1-like isoform X2, whose amino-acid sequence MKLHDTHQLNPEDYYELADPWRQEWEKGVQVPVSPESIPQSTVRTVAEKCPAALFIRPKKLIRLSESSVLGYVGIQTLADGMCRYDLNEEDVAWLQTTNEQFSKMGMQPLDELTMERVMEEFEQRCYDNMNHAMETEEGLGIEYDEDVVCDVCQSPDGEDGNEMVFCDKCNICVHQACYGILKVPEGSWLCRTCALGIFPKCHLCPKKGGAMKPTRSGTKWIHVSCALWIPEVSIGNPEKMEPITNVSHIPSNRWALICCLCKEKTGACIQCSAKSCRVAFHVTCGLHCGLKMNTILTEADEVKFKSFCPKHSGMDWNEEEGDEERPVTEERCRNLGVDFSPSSEPRPTCNTEEKRLSERKLRVQQLEDEFYRFVTADEVAEHLQLPLEMVDFLFQYWKLKRKVNFNKPLIMPKKEEEDSLARREQEVLLRRLRLFTHLRQDLERVRNLTYMVSRRERIKRTMCRVQEQIFHHHIRLLEQGLVAGISSTRRLEEAMFYFRTAPPVPPYPQPLKGHCGQNSALSSTVQNHEKGSNHYRSSKNIGADKPAKMPRLESLVMENSLSSEEVVDSGSRGCKLQRNEATAASATVKHSENRLRGSVVIESHREDDETEHPLEDRRRRRRSRSRSSSSKLWEQVSVKDKLKQSKSMEDTVKNKMEENSMDDRFLLSHSKTTGTASFVVNTPTTYNGSPRKTSQHQGKQVPNGTTRRHLNNWGSFRIPKRSERTAGDKDGQEGSDMADQNSSLIKTYNTNFTSSSPIRTRLRTGSENRSHMEVSDLGQSEQGKRCHAQRLRSHDPMTRRYGSNVIQRGVLAS is encoded by the exons ATGAAGCTGCATGACACACACCAGCTGAATCCTGAAGATTATTATGAGTTGGCCGATCCCTGGCGGCAGGAGTGGGAGAAAGGGGTTCAAGTCCCCGTTAGTCCCGAATCCATTCCACAATCTACTGTGCG CACTGTAGCTGAGAAATGCCCTGCTGCACTGTTCATTAGACCAAAGAAGCTCATTCGCTTATCTGAGTCATCAGTGCTGGGATATGTTGGTATTCAAACGCTAGCTGATGGCATGTGTCGATATGACCTGAACGAGGAGGACGTAGCTTGGCTGCAGACCACTAATGAGCAGTTTAGTAAGATGG GCATGCAACCCCTGGATGAGCTGACAATGGAGCGGGTCATGGAGGAGTTTGAACAGCGTTGCTATGACAACATGAACCACGCTATGGAGACGGAGGAGGGACTTGGCATCGAGTATGACGAGGACGTGGTTTGTGATGTATGTCAGTCACCTGACGGCGAGGATGGCAACGAGATGGTGTTCTGTGACAAGTGCAACATATGTGTgcaccag GCGTGTTACGGTATACTGAAGGTACCGGAAGGCAGCTGGCTTTGCCGTACGTGTGCACTGGGAATCTTTCCCAAATGCCATCTATGCCCTAAGAAGGGCGGAGCCATGAAACCCACCCGCAGCGGCACCAAGTGGATCCATGTCAGCTGTGCCCTCTGGATACCAGAA GTAAGCATTGGTAACCCTGAGAAGATGGAGCCAATCACTAATGTGTCTCATATACCTAGCAATAGATGGGCTCTCATTTGCTGTCTGTGTAAAGAGAAAACAGGAGCTTGTATACAG TGTTCTGCCAAAAGTTGCCGAGTGGCATTCCATGTGACGTGTGGACTGCATTGTGGCTTGAAGATGAACACAATCCTAACAGAGGCTGATGAAGTCAAGTTCAAGTCATTTTGTCCCAAGCACTCTGGCATGGACTGGAATGAGGAAGAGGGGGATGAGGAGAGACCAGTGACAGAGGAGAGATGTAGAAATCTTGGAGTAGATTTCTCTCCTTCCTCTGAGCCGCGACCCACATGTAACACCGAAGAGAAGAGACTCAGTGAGCGCAAGCTTAGAGTCCAGCAGCTTGAAGATGAATTCTATCGCTTTGTCACTGCTGACGAAGTCGCAGAGCACTTGCAGTTGCCCCTGGAGATGGTGGACTTCCTGTTCCAATATTGGAAGTTGAAAAGGAAGGTAAACTTTAACAAGCCACTCATCATGCCCAAGAAAGAGGAAGAAGACAGCCTTGCCCGGCGGGAACAGGAAGTGCTGTTGCGTCGGCTCCGCCTCTTTACTCATTTACGACAAGATCTTGAGCGG GTACGTAACTTGACATACATGGTCAGCCGTCGTGAGAGGATAAAACGAACCATGTGCCGAGTGCAGGAGCAGATCTTTCATCATCATATCAGGCTGCTTGAGCAGGGACTCGTTGCTG GTATATCCTCAACTAGACGTTTGGAGGAGGCTATGTTTTACTTTCGCACAGCACCTCCCGTGCCTCCATACCCCCAACCTTTGAAAGGTCACTGTGGGCAGAACAGTGCTCTAAGCTCCACTGTTCAGAATCACGAGAAGGGGAGCAACCATTACAGATCCTCAAAGAATATAGGAGCAGACAAGCCTGCAAAGATGCCCAGACTGGAGAGCTTGGTCATGGAGAACAGCCTCAGTTCTGAGGAGGTTGTTGATTCAGGTTCTAGAGGTTGTAAGCTCCAGAGAAATGAGGCCACAGCAGCTTCTGCTACAGTGAAACATTCTGAGAATAGGCTGAGAGGAAGTGTGGTCATTGAGTCTCATAGGGAAGACGATGAGACAGAACACCCCCTAGAggacaggaggaggaggaggaggagcaggagCAGGAGCAGCAGCAGCAAGCTCTGGGAACAGGTGTCAGTGAAAGACAAACTAAAACAGTCAAAGTCCATGGAGGATACCGTGAAGAATAAGATGGAGGAAAACAGCATGGATGACAGATTTCTGCTGTCTCACAGCAAAACTACTGGCACTGCTAGTTTTGTAGTCAATACGCCAACCACATATAATGGATCGCCAAGAAAGACAAGCCAACATCAGGGAAAACAGGTGCCAAATGGAACGACCAGGAGGCATCTGAATAACTGGGGTAGTTTCAGGATTCCCAAAAGGAGTGAGAGAACAGCAGGGGATAAAGATGGGCAGGAAGGAAGTGATATGGCAGACCAAAATTCTTCCCTAATAAAAACCTATAATACAAATTTTACTTCCTCCTCTCCAATTAGGACCCGGCTGCGGACAGGAAGTGAGAACCGAAGCCACATGGAAGTGTCTGATCTTGGCCAATCAGAGCAGGGAAAGAGGTGTCACGCCCAAAGACTTCGAAGTCATGATCCAATGACTAGACGTTACGGTTCCAATGTAATCCAACGTGGAGTTCTTGCATCATGA
- the LOC127455066 gene encoding protein Jade-1-like isoform X3 produces the protein MMKRSRVPSTSDDSDNGSNSTSWSQHSNCKHRKQNGKRPSEVFRTDLITAMKLHDTHQLNPEDYYELADPWRQEWEKGVQVPVSPESIPQSTVRTVAEKCPAALFIRPKKLIRLSESSVLGYVGIQTLADGMCRYDLNEEDVAWLQTTNEQFSKMGMQPLDELTMERVMEEFEQRCYDNMNHAMETEEGLGIEYDEDVVCDVCQSPDGEDGNEMVFCDKCNICVHQACYGILKVPEGSWLCRTCALGIFPKCHLCPKKGGAMKPTRSGTKWIHVSCALWIPEVSIGNPEKMEPITNVSHIPSNRWALICCLCKEKTGACIQCSAKSCRVAFHVTCGLHCGLKMNTILTEADEVKFKSFCPKHSGMDWNEEEGDEERPVTEERCRNLGVDFSPSSEPRPTCNTEEKRLSERKLRVQQLEDEFYRFVTADEVAEHLQLPLEMVDFLFQYWKLKRKVNFNKPLIMPKKEEEDSLARREQEVLLRRLRLFTHLRQDLERVRNLTYMVSRRERIKRTMCRVQEQIFHHHIRLLEQGLVAGPGCGQEVRTEATWKCLILANQSRERGVTPKDFEVMIQ, from the exons ATGATGAAGCGAAGCCGTGTCCCGAGCACCAGTGATGACTCAGACAATGGAA GTAACTCCACATCCTGGTCTCAACACTCCAACTGTaaacacaggaaacagaatgggaaaagaCCATCAGAG GTGTTCAGGACAGACCTGATCACCGCTATGAAGCTGCATGACACACACCAGCTGAATCCTGAAGATTATTATGAGTTGGCCGATCCCTGGCGGCAGGAGTGGGAGAAAGGGGTTCAAGTCCCCGTTAGTCCCGAATCCATTCCACAATCTACTGTGCG CACTGTAGCTGAGAAATGCCCTGCTGCACTGTTCATTAGACCAAAGAAGCTCATTCGCTTATCTGAGTCATCAGTGCTGGGATATGTTGGTATTCAAACGCTAGCTGATGGCATGTGTCGATATGACCTGAACGAGGAGGACGTAGCTTGGCTGCAGACCACTAATGAGCAGTTTAGTAAGATGG GCATGCAACCCCTGGATGAGCTGACAATGGAGCGGGTCATGGAGGAGTTTGAACAGCGTTGCTATGACAACATGAACCACGCTATGGAGACGGAGGAGGGACTTGGCATCGAGTATGACGAGGACGTGGTTTGTGATGTATGTCAGTCACCTGACGGCGAGGATGGCAACGAGATGGTGTTCTGTGACAAGTGCAACATATGTGTgcaccag GCGTGTTACGGTATACTGAAGGTACCGGAAGGCAGCTGGCTTTGCCGTACGTGTGCACTGGGAATCTTTCCCAAATGCCATCTATGCCCTAAGAAGGGCGGAGCCATGAAACCCACCCGCAGCGGCACCAAGTGGATCCATGTCAGCTGTGCCCTCTGGATACCAGAA GTAAGCATTGGTAACCCTGAGAAGATGGAGCCAATCACTAATGTGTCTCATATACCTAGCAATAGATGGGCTCTCATTTGCTGTCTGTGTAAAGAGAAAACAGGAGCTTGTATACAG TGTTCTGCCAAAAGTTGCCGAGTGGCATTCCATGTGACGTGTGGACTGCATTGTGGCTTGAAGATGAACACAATCCTAACAGAGGCTGATGAAGTCAAGTTCAAGTCATTTTGTCCCAAGCACTCTGGCATGGACTGGAATGAGGAAGAGGGGGATGAGGAGAGACCAGTGACAGAGGAGAGATGTAGAAATCTTGGAGTAGATTTCTCTCCTTCCTCTGAGCCGCGACCCACATGTAACACCGAAGAGAAGAGACTCAGTGAGCGCAAGCTTAGAGTCCAGCAGCTTGAAGATGAATTCTATCGCTTTGTCACTGCTGACGAAGTCGCAGAGCACTTGCAGTTGCCCCTGGAGATGGTGGACTTCCTGTTCCAATATTGGAAGTTGAAAAGGAAGGTAAACTTTAACAAGCCACTCATCATGCCCAAGAAAGAGGAAGAAGACAGCCTTGCCCGGCGGGAACAGGAAGTGCTGTTGCGTCGGCTCCGCCTCTTTACTCATTTACGACAAGATCTTGAGCGG GTACGTAACTTGACATACATGGTCAGCCGTCGTGAGAGGATAAAACGAACCATGTGCCGAGTGCAGGAGCAGATCTTTCATCATCATATCAGGCTGCTTGAGCAGGGACTCGTTGCTG GACCCGGCTGCGGACAGGAAGTGAGAACCGAAGCCACATGGAAGTGTCTGATCTTGGCCAATCAGAGCAGGGAAAGAGGTGTCACGCCCAAAGACTTCGAAGTCATGATCCAATGA
- the LOC127455066 gene encoding protein Jade-1-like isoform X1, whose product MMKRSRVPSTSDDSDNGSNSTSWSQHSNCKHRKQNGKRPSEVFRTDLITAMKLHDTHQLNPEDYYELADPWRQEWEKGVQVPVSPESIPQSTVRTVAEKCPAALFIRPKKLIRLSESSVLGYVGIQTLADGMCRYDLNEEDVAWLQTTNEQFSKMGMQPLDELTMERVMEEFEQRCYDNMNHAMETEEGLGIEYDEDVVCDVCQSPDGEDGNEMVFCDKCNICVHQACYGILKVPEGSWLCRTCALGIFPKCHLCPKKGGAMKPTRSGTKWIHVSCALWIPEVSIGNPEKMEPITNVSHIPSNRWALICCLCKEKTGACIQCSAKSCRVAFHVTCGLHCGLKMNTILTEADEVKFKSFCPKHSGMDWNEEEGDEERPVTEERCRNLGVDFSPSSEPRPTCNTEEKRLSERKLRVQQLEDEFYRFVTADEVAEHLQLPLEMVDFLFQYWKLKRKVNFNKPLIMPKKEEEDSLARREQEVLLRRLRLFTHLRQDLERVRNLTYMVSRRERIKRTMCRVQEQIFHHHIRLLEQGLVAGISSTRRLEEAMFYFRTAPPVPPYPQPLKGHCGQNSALSSTVQNHEKGSNHYRSSKNIGADKPAKMPRLESLVMENSLSSEEVVDSGSRGCKLQRNEATAASATVKHSENRLRGSVVIESHREDDETEHPLEDRRRRRRSRSRSSSSKLWEQVSVKDKLKQSKSMEDTVKNKMEENSMDDRFLLSHSKTTGTASFVVNTPTTYNGSPRKTSQHQGKQVPNGTTRRHLNNWGSFRIPKRSERTAGDKDGQEGSDMADQNSSLIKTYNTNFTSSSPIRTRLRTGSENRSHMEVSDLGQSEQGKRCHAQRLRSHDPMTRRYGSNVIQRGVLAS is encoded by the exons ATGATGAAGCGAAGCCGTGTCCCGAGCACCAGTGATGACTCAGACAATGGAA GTAACTCCACATCCTGGTCTCAACACTCCAACTGTaaacacaggaaacagaatgggaaaagaCCATCAGAG GTGTTCAGGACAGACCTGATCACCGCTATGAAGCTGCATGACACACACCAGCTGAATCCTGAAGATTATTATGAGTTGGCCGATCCCTGGCGGCAGGAGTGGGAGAAAGGGGTTCAAGTCCCCGTTAGTCCCGAATCCATTCCACAATCTACTGTGCG CACTGTAGCTGAGAAATGCCCTGCTGCACTGTTCATTAGACCAAAGAAGCTCATTCGCTTATCTGAGTCATCAGTGCTGGGATATGTTGGTATTCAAACGCTAGCTGATGGCATGTGTCGATATGACCTGAACGAGGAGGACGTAGCTTGGCTGCAGACCACTAATGAGCAGTTTAGTAAGATGG GCATGCAACCCCTGGATGAGCTGACAATGGAGCGGGTCATGGAGGAGTTTGAACAGCGTTGCTATGACAACATGAACCACGCTATGGAGACGGAGGAGGGACTTGGCATCGAGTATGACGAGGACGTGGTTTGTGATGTATGTCAGTCACCTGACGGCGAGGATGGCAACGAGATGGTGTTCTGTGACAAGTGCAACATATGTGTgcaccag GCGTGTTACGGTATACTGAAGGTACCGGAAGGCAGCTGGCTTTGCCGTACGTGTGCACTGGGAATCTTTCCCAAATGCCATCTATGCCCTAAGAAGGGCGGAGCCATGAAACCCACCCGCAGCGGCACCAAGTGGATCCATGTCAGCTGTGCCCTCTGGATACCAGAA GTAAGCATTGGTAACCCTGAGAAGATGGAGCCAATCACTAATGTGTCTCATATACCTAGCAATAGATGGGCTCTCATTTGCTGTCTGTGTAAAGAGAAAACAGGAGCTTGTATACAG TGTTCTGCCAAAAGTTGCCGAGTGGCATTCCATGTGACGTGTGGACTGCATTGTGGCTTGAAGATGAACACAATCCTAACAGAGGCTGATGAAGTCAAGTTCAAGTCATTTTGTCCCAAGCACTCTGGCATGGACTGGAATGAGGAAGAGGGGGATGAGGAGAGACCAGTGACAGAGGAGAGATGTAGAAATCTTGGAGTAGATTTCTCTCCTTCCTCTGAGCCGCGACCCACATGTAACACCGAAGAGAAGAGACTCAGTGAGCGCAAGCTTAGAGTCCAGCAGCTTGAAGATGAATTCTATCGCTTTGTCACTGCTGACGAAGTCGCAGAGCACTTGCAGTTGCCCCTGGAGATGGTGGACTTCCTGTTCCAATATTGGAAGTTGAAAAGGAAGGTAAACTTTAACAAGCCACTCATCATGCCCAAGAAAGAGGAAGAAGACAGCCTTGCCCGGCGGGAACAGGAAGTGCTGTTGCGTCGGCTCCGCCTCTTTACTCATTTACGACAAGATCTTGAGCGG GTACGTAACTTGACATACATGGTCAGCCGTCGTGAGAGGATAAAACGAACCATGTGCCGAGTGCAGGAGCAGATCTTTCATCATCATATCAGGCTGCTTGAGCAGGGACTCGTTGCTG GTATATCCTCAACTAGACGTTTGGAGGAGGCTATGTTTTACTTTCGCACAGCACCTCCCGTGCCTCCATACCCCCAACCTTTGAAAGGTCACTGTGGGCAGAACAGTGCTCTAAGCTCCACTGTTCAGAATCACGAGAAGGGGAGCAACCATTACAGATCCTCAAAGAATATAGGAGCAGACAAGCCTGCAAAGATGCCCAGACTGGAGAGCTTGGTCATGGAGAACAGCCTCAGTTCTGAGGAGGTTGTTGATTCAGGTTCTAGAGGTTGTAAGCTCCAGAGAAATGAGGCCACAGCAGCTTCTGCTACAGTGAAACATTCTGAGAATAGGCTGAGAGGAAGTGTGGTCATTGAGTCTCATAGGGAAGACGATGAGACAGAACACCCCCTAGAggacaggaggaggaggaggaggagcaggagCAGGAGCAGCAGCAGCAAGCTCTGGGAACAGGTGTCAGTGAAAGACAAACTAAAACAGTCAAAGTCCATGGAGGATACCGTGAAGAATAAGATGGAGGAAAACAGCATGGATGACAGATTTCTGCTGTCTCACAGCAAAACTACTGGCACTGCTAGTTTTGTAGTCAATACGCCAACCACATATAATGGATCGCCAAGAAAGACAAGCCAACATCAGGGAAAACAGGTGCCAAATGGAACGACCAGGAGGCATCTGAATAACTGGGGTAGTTTCAGGATTCCCAAAAGGAGTGAGAGAACAGCAGGGGATAAAGATGGGCAGGAAGGAAGTGATATGGCAGACCAAAATTCTTCCCTAATAAAAACCTATAATACAAATTTTACTTCCTCCTCTCCAATTAGGACCCGGCTGCGGACAGGAAGTGAGAACCGAAGCCACATGGAAGTGTCTGATCTTGGCCAATCAGAGCAGGGAAAGAGGTGTCACGCCCAAAGACTTCGAAGTCATGATCCAATGACTAGACGTTACGGTTCCAATGTAATCCAACGTGGAGTTCTTGCATCATGA